The genomic stretch TAACATTTACCCATCAACTGACAAAAAGGATCACATTAGAATTCAGTGTTAGTGTTTCAAGCACACGTGTATTTTACATGCGCAGCTATGCTTTGTAATGATATTGTGACAAAACTCACGGATTGAAATGTGATCTAATAGTAGCGAAATGGACCGTCTAAAGTcacataaaacatattttacaacGCCGACCACAGAACAAAAATGCGACTTCCTGTGACATGGCAAAGCGGTACGCTGTGTACTGTGTCCTTGCTGTCCTGTAAAATATGGCTGGAGAACGGAATGTACGCTGGAAAGTGAGTTGCACTTAATTTTTATGTTAAGAGACTCGCCGCCCATCACTCGTCATCAAAGTTGAGCTTATTGTTTGAATATTGGAATGTTAGTTTAAACATGGCTTATAAACGGAGTTATGGCGACAGTCAGCCCCGAACAAATCAGTGGTTGACCAGCATCCTGGAACATACAGTTTTCTGTTCAACCTTTGAAGTTTCACTATAACACCAAAATGGCTAGCTCCAGCTGTATTTCCACATTGGGCCTATATCCATTATTGTGAATACACCTTATTGTAGAAAACTGAAACAGATGCTTGGTCAGTTGTTGTGTTCCTGCTCATAATGTCCATCACTCAGAAATACCTCACTTGAATAAATCAACACCGACTCGTCATCATACTCTTGGTTTTACTTTCCAGTATTCTGGCTGACTCTGTTGGCGCTGTTTCCTGGCCTTCAGCATCCTGTGAGTGGACAGAGGTCATGTCAATCAGTTCAAGAGTTGAGGTTACCTTTTCCATTCATTAGGTACAGTACTTACTTATGTGTAAAGTAGACGATAACAGCCAAGACCACTAAAATGAGGAGGGCAACAATTACTAGCGCTCCGATTAAACCCGCCTGCTCTGCTTTGGAGGATCCGATGAGGAACTGGAACTGCTCACATCTGCTCCCTTTATAGTTGTCGTTGCACCTAAAGAGAGTGAGATGCCATGTGAACTGTTAGCATGCAGTCCAAATATTAATGTtaagtatgtttgtgtgtgacttACACACAGGAGAGCGTGTCCATTGAGGTAATTTTGTAGCATGTCCCCCCATTCATGCAATAGGTGGCCTCCCACCCATCACATGGCGCTCCGTGTTCTGCACAGACCAAATGACATGTTAAAAAAATCTCAAAccacagtgattttttttcatttatactCACCTGCCATCATCTGGgaggtttcttttcttttccctgTGAAGACAAGCATTAATAGTAATAGTTGGCACATTAACAGCAGCAGAATGGTTGCCTACATCTTATCCATGTGGAACACCTTCACAAAAAATGACACCTATCAAAATACTTATCACCATATAAGGAATATCAGCAAATTGATATTAAAAGTTGTCCTCACCTGCCTGTGAATTCCCAGTTTTTTTGTAGCTAAAGCAAGGTGCCAATGTGCGTCATAGTGCTGCGTTATAATGACTGAGCTGCTTTCACCAGGACGTTTTTTAAGGACAGGTATCAAGTGGGCGTGCACCTGCCTCCATCGAGAAAAATGTGGCAAATGCAGTTTGTTCACATTGTCTCTGAAAATGGCGTTACCAGCTCCCTGTAGtgtgttttgtcattgtttgtGTCTATGTTGTTTGACCCATGGAACCATCATGACAGCCCGTGGTCATCACAGTGGTAATTAAGATGGCCTGGCTGTG from Dunckerocampus dactyliophorus isolate RoL2022-P2 chromosome 5, RoL_Ddac_1.1, whole genome shotgun sequence encodes the following:
- the LOC129181984 gene encoding pro-neuregulin-4, membrane-bound isoform-like, with amino-acid sequence MMAEHGAPCDGWEATYCMNGGTCYKITSMDTLSCVCNDNYKGSRCEQFQFLIGSSKAEQAGLIGALVIVALLILVVLAVIVYFTHKMLKARKQRQQSQPEYWKVKPRV